In Halopseudomonas nanhaiensis, a single window of DNA contains:
- the uppS gene encoding polyprenyl diphosphate synthase: protein MTTAGRPPSIPRHVAIIMDGNNRWARKRFLPGVAGHKAGVDAVRAVIEVCAEEGVEVLTLFAFSSENWNRPEEEVGALMDLFLSALRREVRKLVENEICLRIVGDRSRFSAELQKAMAEAEALTADGTRLTLVVAANYGGQWDIAQAARRLAIEAQAGRLDATAIDEQDFQQRLCTAEWPQPDLCIRTGGERRVSNFLLWQIAYAELYFSDLYWPDFKHDALRAAFADFAKRQRRFGKTSEQVAAESGC, encoded by the coding sequence ATGACAACAGCCGGTCGTCCGCCGTCCATTCCCCGCCATGTGGCCATAATCATGGATGGGAACAATCGCTGGGCGCGCAAGCGCTTTCTTCCGGGTGTAGCCGGCCACAAGGCTGGTGTCGATGCGGTGCGCGCGGTCATCGAGGTCTGCGCCGAGGAAGGCGTCGAGGTTCTGACCTTGTTTGCGTTCTCGAGCGAAAACTGGAATCGACCCGAAGAAGAGGTCGGTGCGCTGATGGACCTGTTTCTCAGCGCCCTGCGCCGGGAAGTGCGCAAACTGGTCGAAAACGAGATCTGTCTGCGTATCGTCGGAGATCGATCACGTTTTTCCGCAGAGCTGCAGAAGGCCATGGCGGAAGCCGAAGCGCTGACGGCGGACGGCACACGCCTCACGCTGGTGGTCGCCGCCAACTATGGCGGGCAGTGGGACATCGCCCAGGCGGCTCGCCGTCTGGCAATCGAGGCTCAGGCCGGTAGGCTTGATGCGACAGCCATCGACGAGCAGGACTTCCAGCAGCGGCTTTGCACGGCGGAGTGGCCCCAGCCGGACCTGTGCATCCGTACCGGCGGCGAACGCCGGGTAAGCAACTTTCTGCTGTGGCAGATTGCCTATGCCGAGCTGTATTTCTCCGATCTCTATTGGCCCGATTTCAAGCACGACGCGCTGCGCGCCGCCTTCGC
- the frr gene encoding ribosome recycling factor produces MINEIKKDAQERMKKSVEALDHAFAKIRTGRAHPSILDSVMVSYYGADTPLRQVANVNVEDSRTLALTVFDRSMIQAVEKAIMTSDLGLNPATAGTTIRVPMPALTEETRKGFTKQARSESENARVAVRNIRRDALSQLKDLQKEKEISEDEERRAADEVQKLTDKYIAEIDKALEAKESDLMAI; encoded by the coding sequence ATGATCAATGAAATCAAGAAGGACGCTCAGGAGCGCATGAAGAAGTCGGTCGAGGCACTGGATCATGCGTTTGCCAAGATTCGTACCGGCCGCGCTCATCCGAGCATTCTCGATAGCGTCATGGTCTCCTATTACGGCGCTGATACGCCGCTGCGTCAGGTTGCCAACGTCAACGTCGAAGATTCGCGTACGCTGGCGCTGACGGTTTTCGACCGCAGCATGATCCAGGCTGTCGAAAAAGCCATCATGACCTCCGATCTCGGACTCAATCCGGCTACTGCCGGCACCACCATTCGTGTGCCGATGCCTGCCCTGACCGAGGAAACGCGCAAGGGTTTCACCAAGCAGGCGCGTTCCGAGTCCGAGAACGCCCGGGTTGCCGTACGCAATATCCGGCGCGATGCGCTGAGTCAGTTGAAGGACCTGCAGAAGGAAAAGGAAATCAGCGAGGACGAGGAACGTCGTGCAGCTGACGAGGTCCAGAAGTTGACCGACAAATACATCGCCGAAATCGATAAGGCGCTGGAAGCCAAGGAATCGGACCTGATGGCCATTTGA
- the pyrH gene encoding UMP kinase encodes MAQVPSSRQPKYKRILLKLSGEALMGTEDFGIDPKVLDRMALEVGQLVGIGVQVGLVIGGGNLFRGAALHAVGMDRVTGDHMGMLATVMNALAMRDSLERSNIQTRVMSAITMEGVTEHYDRRKAMRYLAGGDVVIFSAGTGNPFFTTDTAACLRGIEVDADLVLKATKVDGVYNADPMKDPNAQRFDTLSYDQVLDLKLGVMDLTAICLIRDHKMPLRVFNMNKPGALLNAVVGSAEGTLIEG; translated from the coding sequence ATGGCCCAGGTACCCAGCAGCCGCCAGCCCAAGTACAAGCGGATCCTTCTGAAGCTCAGCGGTGAGGCCCTGATGGGGACCGAAGACTTCGGTATTGACCCTAAGGTTCTCGACCGCATGGCGCTGGAGGTAGGCCAATTGGTCGGCATTGGCGTACAGGTGGGTCTGGTGATCGGCGGCGGCAACCTGTTCCGCGGTGCCGCACTGCATGCGGTCGGCATGGATCGGGTAACCGGTGACCATATGGGCATGCTGGCTACTGTCATGAATGCCCTGGCCATGCGCGACTCGCTGGAGCGCTCGAACATTCAGACCCGGGTCATGTCAGCCATTACCATGGAAGGTGTCACCGAGCATTACGATCGCCGCAAGGCGATGCGCTACCTCGCGGGCGGTGACGTGGTAATATTTTCCGCCGGCACCGGCAACCCGTTCTTCACCACCGATACCGCGGCCTGCCTGCGCGGCATCGAGGTCGATGCCGACCTGGTCCTCAAGGCCACCAAGGTCGACGGTGTCTACAACGCCGATCCCATGAAGGACCCGAACGCCCAGCGTTTCGATACGCTCAGCTATGACCAGGTGCTGGATCTCAAGCTTGGTGTAATGGATCTGACCGCGATCTGTCTGATCCGCGATCACAAGATGCCGTTGCGGGTCTTCAACATGAACAAGCCTGGCGCGCTGCTCAATGCAGTGGTAGGAAGCGCCGAAGGAACACTGATCGAGGGCTAA
- the tsf gene encoding translation elongation factor Ts has protein sequence MTQITAAMVKELRERTGQGMMECKKALVAADGDIEKAIDDMRASGAIKAAKKAGNIAAEGAIAVKVSADSKAAVIVEVNSQTDFLALQDDFKNFVSATLDKAFEAGYTDAAPLVADQESAREALIAKTGENVNIRRLARVEGDVIGAYLHGHRIGVVVNLKGGNEELARDIAMHVAASNPQFVDPSQVSEEAVAKEKEIFLALNADKIAGKPDNIVENMVKGRINKFLAEASLVEQPFVKDPEVKVGDLAKKAGAEVVSFIRFEVGEGIERAETDFAAEVAAQVAASKQ, from the coding sequence ATGACACAGATCACTGCAGCCATGGTCAAGGAACTGCGCGAGCGCACCGGCCAGGGCATGATGGAATGCAAGAAGGCTCTGGTTGCCGCCGACGGTGACATTGAAAAAGCGATCGATGACATGCGTGCCTCCGGCGCGATCAAGGCTGCCAAGAAAGCCGGCAACATCGCTGCTGAAGGCGCCATTGCAGTCAAGGTTTCTGCTGACAGCAAGGCAGCTGTCATCGTCGAAGTCAATTCCCAGACCGACTTCCTGGCTCTGCAGGACGACTTCAAGAATTTCGTCAGCGCGACGCTGGACAAGGCTTTCGAAGCTGGCTACACCGATGCCGCACCGCTGGTTGCCGATCAGGAAAGCGCACGTGAAGCGCTGATTGCCAAGACCGGCGAGAACGTCAACATTCGTCGTCTGGCTCGGGTTGAAGGCGACGTGATCGGCGCCTACCTGCACGGTCACCGTATCGGTGTCGTGGTCAACCTCAAGGGTGGCAATGAAGAGCTGGCGCGCGATATCGCCATGCACGTTGCGGCCAGCAACCCGCAGTTCGTCGACCCGTCTCAGGTGTCCGAGGAAGCGGTTGCCAAGGAAAAGGAAATTTTCCTGGCGCTGAACGCCGACAAGATTGCCGGCAAGCCGGACAACATTGTCGAGAACATGGTCAAAGGTCGTATCAACAAGTTCCTGGCTGAAGCCAGCCTGGTCGAGCAGCCCTTCGTCAAGGATCCGGAGGTCAAGGTCGGTGATCTGGCGAAGAAGGCCGGTGCCGAGGTCGTTTCCTTCATCCGCTTTGAAGTGGGTGAGGGCATCGAACGCGCCGAAACCGACTTCGCTGCCGAGGTCGCTGCCCAGGTCGCGGCATCCAAGCAGTAA
- the rpsB gene encoding 30S ribosomal protein S2 — protein MTQVSMRDMLKAGAHFGHQTRYWNPKMGKFIFGARNKIHIINLEKTMPMFHEALSFVEKLASGKNKLLFVGTKRAASKIIAEEASRAGMPYVDHRWLGGMLTNYKTIRQSIKRLRDLEVQAQDGTFTKLTKKEALMRTRDLEKLDRSLGGIKDMGGLPDALFVIDVEHERIAITEANKLGIPVIGIVDTNSSPEGVDYVIPGNDDAIRAIKLYAAAMADAVLRGKSNGGGADEFVEEEAPATEASAG, from the coding sequence ATGACCCAAGTCTCTATGCGTGACATGCTAAAGGCCGGTGCGCACTTCGGCCACCAGACCCGTTACTGGAACCCGAAAATGGGCAAGTTCATTTTCGGCGCCCGCAACAAGATTCACATCATCAACCTGGAAAAGACCATGCCGATGTTCCACGAAGCCCTGAGCTTTGTGGAGAAGCTGGCTTCCGGCAAGAACAAGCTGCTCTTCGTCGGCACCAAGCGTGCTGCGAGCAAGATCATTGCCGAAGAAGCAAGCCGCGCCGGCATGCCCTACGTTGATCATCGCTGGCTGGGCGGCATGCTCACCAACTACAAGACCATCCGTCAGTCGATCAAGCGTCTGCGTGACCTCGAAGTACAGGCTCAGGACGGCACCTTCACCAAGCTGACCAAGAAAGAAGCGCTGATGCGTACCCGCGATCTCGAGAAGCTCGATCGCAGCCTGGGTGGTATCAAGGACATGGGTGGCCTGCCTGACGCGCTCTTCGTTATCGACGTCGAGCACGAGCGGATTGCCATCACCGAAGCCAACAAGCTGGGCATCCCGGTTATCGGCATCGTCGATACCAACAGCAGCCCGGAAGGTGTCGACTACGTCATCCCCGGCAACGACGACGCTATCCGCGCGATCAAGCTGTACGCCGCTGCGATGGCTGATGCGGTCCTGCGTGGCAAGAGCAACGGTGGCGGTGCCGACGAGTTCGTCGAAGAAGAAGCACCGGCGACCGAGGCCTCTGCAGGCTAA
- the map gene encoding type I methionyl aminopeptidase, which produces MTVTIKTAEDIAGMRIAGRLAAEVLEMIGEHVKPGVTTEELDRICHDHIVNVQKAIPAPLNYGGAPDRIPFPKSICTSINHVVCHGIPNDKPLKSGDALNIDITVIKDGYHGDTSKMFIVGEAPEWVDRLIRVTQECLYKGISVVRPGARLGDIGQIIQDHAHANRYSVVREYCGHGIGKVFHEDPQVLHYGRAGTGMELKEGMTFTIEPMINQGRPDTRLLGDGWTAITKDRKLSAQWEHTILVTADGHEVLTRRQEETFQ; this is translated from the coding sequence ATGACAGTAACCATCAAGACTGCGGAAGATATCGCCGGCATGCGCATTGCCGGCCGCCTGGCGGCCGAGGTGCTGGAAATGATCGGCGAGCACGTCAAGCCCGGCGTGACCACCGAAGAGCTCGACCGGATCTGCCACGATCACATCGTCAATGTACAGAAGGCCATCCCTGCCCCGCTGAACTACGGCGGTGCGCCTGACCGGATTCCGTTCCCCAAGTCGATCTGCACCTCGATCAATCACGTGGTATGTCACGGCATCCCCAACGACAAGCCGCTCAAGAGCGGTGACGCGTTGAATATCGACATAACCGTGATCAAGGATGGTTACCACGGCGATACCAGCAAGATGTTCATCGTCGGCGAAGCGCCCGAGTGGGTCGATCGCCTGATTCGCGTGACCCAGGAATGTCTATATAAAGGTATCTCCGTCGTACGCCCCGGCGCACGTCTGGGCGATATCGGACAGATCATCCAGGACCATGCGCACGCCAATCGCTACAGCGTGGTTCGCGAGTACTGCGGGCATGGCATCGGCAAGGTCTTCCACGAAGACCCCCAGGTACTGCATTACGGACGGGCGGGCACCGGCATGGAGCTGAAGGAAGGCATGACCTTCACCATCGAGCCAATGATCAATCAGGGCCGGCCCGATACCCGTCTGCTCGGCGACGGCTGGACGGCCATTACCAAGGATCGCAAGCTCTCCGCGCAGTGGGAACACACCATTCTTGTCACTGCAGACGGGCACGAAGTACTGACCCGCCGTCAGGAAGAGACCTTCCAGTAA
- a CDS encoding [protein-PII] uridylyltransferase has protein sequence MDTELFDRGQFQAELALKSSPIAAFKKAIAQADSVLQARFTGGRDIHKLIHDRAWFTDQILCQAWSRLPCAADPGIALLAVGGYGRGELHPHSDIDLLILLREDNADGYRESIEQFLMLLWDIGLEVGQSVRSIGDCASEARADITVITNLMESRTLSGEESLRQAMMQAISSEHMWTDAEFFRAKRAEQQARHAKFNDTEYNLEPNVKSSPGGLRDIQTIGWVALRHFGTNDLRELVEQGFLNEPEYNILASGRAFLWQVRFALHTLAGRAEDRLLFDHQRTLAQLLGYEDSDAKLAVERFMQKYYRVVMSLSELNDLLMQHFEEILLRNAEAADIRPLNARFQVRNHYIEVTHPQVFKRTPFALLEIFLLMAQHPEIRGVRADSIRLLRDHRHLIDDRFRSDIRNTSLFIELLRCQEGIHRNLRRMNRYGILGRYLPEFGKIVGQMQHDLFHIYTVDAHTLNLIKHLRKLGRPDYQEKYPLAWRIFCRLPKPDLLYIAGLYHDIAKGRGGDHSELGKVDAEAFCQRHQLPAWDSHLVSWLVENHLLMSTTAQRKDISDPDVIHDFAVKMANQVRLDYLYVLTIADINATNPTLWNSWRASLLRQLYTETKRALRRGLENPPDREEQIRQTQQAALDILVRAGVDEDDAEALWAELGEDYFLRHTASDVAWHTEAITQHPNRNGPLVMLRETAQREFEGATQIFIYTPEQNDLFAVTAAAMDQLNLNIQDARIITSTSRFSLDTYIVLDADGGSIGDNIERIRQIKHGLIEALSDPDDYPSIIQRRVPRQLKHFAFDPEVTIFNDHGGQHTILELSAPDRPGLLARMGKIFLDFEISVQNAKIVTLGERVDDVFVLTDANNQPLSDPQLCERLQSTIIKTLGSSAQRSDNSPPSQIAIGP, from the coding sequence ATGGATACCGAACTGTTCGACCGAGGTCAGTTTCAGGCGGAACTGGCCCTGAAAAGCAGCCCCATTGCTGCGTTCAAGAAAGCCATCGCTCAGGCCGATTCCGTCCTGCAGGCGCGTTTCACCGGCGGGCGGGACATCCACAAGCTGATACACGACCGTGCCTGGTTTACCGACCAGATCCTCTGTCAGGCCTGGAGTCGCCTGCCCTGTGCCGCCGACCCGGGCATCGCCCTGCTGGCGGTGGGTGGTTACGGGCGGGGCGAGCTTCATCCGCATTCGGATATCGATCTGCTGATCCTGCTGCGTGAAGACAATGCCGACGGCTATAGGGAGTCGATCGAGCAGTTCCTGATGCTGCTATGGGACATCGGTCTGGAAGTCGGTCAGAGCGTGCGGTCGATAGGCGACTGTGCGAGCGAAGCCCGGGCCGATATCACCGTGATTACCAACCTGATGGAATCACGCACCTTGTCGGGCGAGGAGTCGCTGCGCCAGGCGATGATGCAGGCGATCAGTTCCGAGCACATGTGGACCGATGCCGAATTCTTCCGCGCCAAACGTGCAGAACAGCAGGCCCGCCACGCCAAGTTCAACGACACCGAATACAACCTCGAGCCGAACGTCAAGAGCTCGCCAGGCGGCCTGCGCGACATCCAGACCATCGGCTGGGTGGCCTTGCGGCATTTTGGCACCAACGACCTGCGCGAGCTGGTCGAGCAGGGATTCCTCAACGAGCCGGAGTACAACATCCTGGCCTCGGGCCGCGCGTTTCTGTGGCAGGTCCGTTTCGCCCTGCACACACTGGCCGGCCGGGCCGAGGATCGCCTGCTGTTCGATCATCAGCGCACTCTGGCGCAGTTGCTCGGCTATGAGGACAGTGACGCCAAGCTCGCCGTCGAGCGCTTCATGCAGAAGTACTATCGCGTGGTGATGTCACTCTCCGAGCTCAACGACCTGCTCATGCAGCATTTCGAAGAGATTCTGCTGCGCAATGCCGAAGCCGCCGACATCCGTCCGCTCAACGCCCGCTTCCAGGTCCGCAACCATTACATCGAAGTCACTCATCCGCAGGTATTCAAGCGCACCCCGTTCGCGTTGCTCGAGATTTTTCTGCTCATGGCGCAGCATCCCGAGATCCGCGGGGTACGGGCCGACAGCATCCGCCTGCTGCGGGATCACCGGCATCTGATCGATGACAGGTTCCGCAGTGACATTCGCAATACCAGCCTGTTCATCGAGCTGTTGCGCTGTCAGGAAGGCATTCACCGCAACCTGCGCCGCATGAACCGCTACGGCATTCTCGGCCGCTATCTGCCGGAATTCGGCAAGATCGTCGGACAGATGCAGCACGACCTCTTCCATATCTATACCGTCGACGCTCACACGCTCAATCTGATCAAGCATCTGCGCAAACTCGGTCGCCCCGATTACCAGGAGAAATATCCGCTGGCATGGCGCATCTTCTGTCGCCTGCCCAAGCCGGATCTGCTCTACATCGCAGGGCTTTACCACGATATTGCCAAGGGCCGCGGCGGCGACCATTCGGAGCTCGGCAAGGTAGACGCTGAGGCCTTCTGCCAGCGTCATCAGCTGCCGGCGTGGGACTCGCACCTGGTGAGCTGGCTGGTGGAAAATCACCTGTTGATGTCCACCACTGCGCAGCGCAAGGACATTTCCGACCCCGACGTCATCCATGACTTCGCCGTGAAAATGGCCAACCAGGTGCGGCTGGATTACCTCTACGTACTCACCATTGCCGACATCAACGCCACCAATCCGACGCTGTGGAACAGCTGGCGCGCTTCGCTGTTGCGTCAGCTGTATACCGAGACCAAGCGGGCACTGCGTCGAGGGCTGGAAAATCCGCCTGATCGCGAGGAGCAGATCCGCCAGACCCAGCAAGCGGCGCTGGACATTCTGGTACGCGCCGGCGTCGACGAGGACGACGCGGAAGCCCTGTGGGCAGAACTGGGTGAAGACTACTTCCTGCGCCACACCGCCAGCGATGTGGCCTGGCATACCGAGGCGATCACCCAGCACCCCAACCGCAACGGCCCGCTGGTCATGCTGCGCGAGACAGCACAGCGTGAATTCGAGGGCGCCACGCAAATCTTCATCTACACACCCGAGCAGAACGACCTGTTCGCGGTCACCGCGGCAGCGATGGACCAGCTCAACCTGAACATTCAGGATGCCCGAATCATCACCTCGACCAGCCGATTCAGCCTGGACACCTATATCGTGCTCGATGCTGACGGCGGCTCGATCGGCGATAATATTGAACGTATCCGCCAGATCAAGCACGGGCTGATCGAAGCGCTGTCAGATCCGGACGACTACCCGTCCATCATTCAGCGACGCGTGCCGCGCCAGCTCAAGCACTTTGCCTTCGATCCGGAGGTGACCATCTTCAACGACCATGGCGGTCAGCACACCATCCTGGAATTGTCGGCGCCTGACCGACCCGGGCTGCTCGCACGCATGGGCAAGATATTCCTCGACTTCGAGATCAGCGTGCAAAACGCCAAGATCGTCACGCTTGGCGAGCGGGTCGATGACGTGTTCGTGCTGACCGATGCGAACAATCAGCCCCTGTCCGACCCGCAGCTGTGCGAGCGCCTGCAGAGCACCATCATCAAAACGCTGGGTTCAAGCGCCCAGCGTTCCGACAACAGCCCGCCGTCGCAGATTGCCATCGGCCCCTGA
- the dapC gene encoding succinyldiaminopimelate transaminase: MNPDLDRLQPYPFEKLRALLADVTPNPALAPVSLSIGEPKHPSPALVLEALAANLDKAAVYPTTLGLPELRRSIGDWLTRRFSLNHDTLDIDRHIVPVNGTREALFSFTQAVVERDPEGLVVSPNPFYQIYEGAAFLAGVEPHYLACDADNGFVPDFASVSEDVWRRCQLLFICTPGNPTGAVIGLRTLQQLIELADRYDFVIASDECYSEIHQPDGSGPVGLLQACAAMGRDDFRRCVVFHSLSKRSNLPGLRSGFVAGDASLLRPYLTYRTYHGCAMPVQTQLASIAAWKDERHVRENQMQYQAKFDAVLDILGSVMDVTRPDAGFYLWPRTPIDDETFTRRLLAEQNVAVVPGRYLSREVDGYNPGAGRIRMALVAPLADCIEAAQRIRRLIESL, translated from the coding sequence ATGAACCCCGATCTCGACCGCCTGCAACCGTACCCGTTTGAAAAGCTGCGCGCGCTGCTTGCCGACGTGACGCCGAATCCCGCCTTGGCGCCGGTGTCCCTGTCGATCGGGGAACCCAAGCACCCCTCCCCGGCTCTGGTTCTCGAAGCGCTCGCGGCAAACCTGGACAAGGCTGCTGTGTATCCGACCACACTGGGTCTGCCTGAGCTACGTCGCAGCATCGGCGACTGGCTCACGCGTCGCTTCAGCCTGAATCACGACACGCTGGATATCGATCGCCACATCGTCCCGGTCAACGGCACGCGCGAAGCGCTGTTCTCGTTCACCCAGGCAGTCGTCGAACGGGATCCGGAGGGCCTGGTGGTCAGTCCCAACCCGTTCTATCAGATCTATGAAGGTGCGGCATTTCTGGCCGGAGTCGAGCCCCATTACCTGGCCTGCGATGCCGACAACGGATTCGTTCCGGACTTCGCATCGGTGTCCGAGGACGTGTGGCGACGCTGCCAGCTTCTGTTCATCTGTACGCCGGGCAACCCGACTGGCGCGGTCATAGGTCTGCGAACGCTGCAGCAGCTTATCGAACTGGCCGATCGTTACGACTTCGTAATCGCTTCCGATGAATGCTACAGCGAAATCCATCAACCCGATGGATCCGGTCCCGTCGGCCTGCTGCAGGCGTGCGCCGCGATGGGTCGTGACGACTTCCGCCGCTGCGTGGTGTTCCACAGCCTGTCCAAGCGGTCGAATCTGCCCGGGCTACGGTCCGGCTTCGTCGCCGGGGACGCCAGCCTGCTCAGGCCTTACCTGACCTACCGCACCTATCACGGCTGCGCCATGCCCGTGCAGACGCAGCTGGCGAGCATTGCCGCCTGGAAGGACGAGCGTCATGTCAGGGAGAACCAGATGCAGTATCAGGCCAAGTTCGATGCGGTGCTGGACATCCTCGGCAGCGTCATGGACGTCACCCGACCTGACGCGGGTTTCTATCTCTGGCCCCGCACCCCTATCGACGATGAGACCTTCACTCGCCGCCTGCTCGCCGAGCAGAACGTGGCAGTAGTGCCAGGCCGCTACTTGTCTCGCGAGGTCGACGGTTATAATCCCGGCGCCGGACGGATACGCATGGCGCTGGTGGCGCCGCTCGCCGACTGCATCGAAGCCGCGCAGCGTATCCGCCGCCTGATAGAGAGTCTTTGA
- a CDS encoding ArsC family reductase has translation MITLYGIKACDTMKKARTWLDEQRIEYHFHDYKREGIDAARLQAWCDEHGWETILNRQGTTFRKLDESDKQAIDTAKAVALMQANPSMIKRPVLDTGSQRLVGFKPDQYAAALT, from the coding sequence ATGATCACCCTATACGGCATCAAGGCCTGCGACACGATGAAGAAGGCTCGGACCTGGCTGGATGAGCAGCGCATCGAATACCATTTCCATGATTACAAGAGGGAAGGGATCGACGCGGCTCGGCTGCAGGCGTGGTGCGACGAGCACGGCTGGGAGACCATTCTCAACCGCCAGGGTACGACGTTTCGCAAGCTTGATGAATCCGACAAGCAGGCTATCGATACCGCCAAGGCCGTCGCCTTGATGCAAGCCAACCCATCGATGATTAAAAGACCGGTGCTCGACACTGGCTCGCAGCGGCTGGTCGGCTTCAAGCCCGACCAATACGCCGCCGCTCTTACATGA
- the dapD gene encoding 2,3,4,5-tetrahydropyridine-2,6-dicarboxylate N-succinyltransferase, with translation MSDCFSLAFGVGTQNSAGNWLEVFYPQPLLHPDSRLVQVVAEQLGYSEGNHALPLKATQCETLGKALEQAGFAEAGAVVRQLSGSTRPLVATILATDEAPASTPEAYLKLHLLSHRLVKPHGVVLAGIFPLLPNVAWTNQGAIDIAELPQRQLAARLGGETIIVHSVDKFPSMTDYVVPSGIRIADTARVRLGAYVGEGTTVMHEGFINFNAGTAGTSMVEGRISAGVFVGKGSDLGGGCSTMGTLSGGGNIVISVGEGCLIGANAGIGIPLGDRCTVEAGLYITAGIKVALLDDADNIVEIVKARDLANQTDLLFRRNSQTGAIECKTNKTAIQLNEMLHAHN, from the coding sequence ATGAGCGACTGTTTCAGCCTGGCCTTCGGCGTCGGGACGCAAAACTCTGCCGGTAACTGGCTCGAAGTGTTCTACCCGCAACCTTTGTTGCACCCCGATTCCAGGCTGGTGCAGGTCGTGGCCGAACAGCTCGGCTACAGCGAAGGCAACCATGCGCTGCCGCTCAAAGCCACTCAGTGCGAGACGCTGGGCAAGGCGCTGGAGCAGGCCGGATTCGCCGAAGCGGGCGCGGTAGTCCGCCAGCTCTCGGGCAGCACCCGCCCGCTGGTGGCCACCATCCTGGCCACCGACGAAGCACCGGCATCGACGCCGGAGGCGTACCTCAAGCTTCACCTGCTCTCGCATCGCCTGGTCAAACCGCATGGCGTGGTTCTGGCCGGTATCTTTCCCCTATTGCCCAACGTCGCCTGGACAAACCAGGGCGCGATCGACATCGCAGAATTGCCGCAGCGGCAGCTGGCTGCGCGGCTGGGCGGCGAGACGATCATCGTGCACAGTGTGGACAAGTTCCCGTCGATGACCGACTACGTGGTCCCTTCCGGCATCCGCATCGCCGACACCGCACGGGTGCGCCTGGGGGCCTATGTTGGCGAAGGCACGACCGTCATGCACGAAGGCTTCATCAACTTCAATGCCGGAACCGCCGGCACCAGCATGGTTGAAGGACGGATCTCGGCTGGCGTGTTTGTCGGCAAGGGTTCCGATCTCGGCGGTGGCTGCTCAACCATGGGCACCCTGTCAGGCGGCGGCAATATCGTCATTTCGGTAGGCGAAGGTTGTCTGATCGGCGCCAACGCCGGTATCGGCATCCCGTTGGGCGATCGCTGTACGGTGGAAGCCGGCCTGTACATCACCGCGGGCATCAAGGTTGCACTGCTCGACGATGCCGACAATATCGTCGAGATCGTCAAGGCGCGTGATTTGGCCAATCAGACCGACCTGCTGTTCCGACGCAACTCGCAGACTGGCGCTATCGAGTGCAAGACAAACAAGACCGCGATCCAGCTCAACGAGATGCTGCACGCGCACAACTAA